The following are encoded together in the Eptesicus fuscus isolate TK198812 chromosome 16, DD_ASM_mEF_20220401, whole genome shotgun sequence genome:
- the LYG2 gene encoding lysozyme g-like protein 2, with protein sequence MDCIFIWGTWGTDGDDSRCCRIRFTTMLSPVLFGGLVALIGTSRGSYPFRHSASPYLHPYLYRGCYGNIMTMETPGTACDITRLINCGVRGSEMFAEMDLRALKPYQTLIKEVGRRHCVDPALIAAIISRESHGGAVLQDGWDHRGLKFGLMQLDKKMYYPVGTWDSKEHLLQAVGILTDRIKAIQRKFPMWSVDQHLKGGILAFKSGIEAIATPMDIETDLVNDILARAQFYRRHGF encoded by the exons ATGGACTGCATTTTTATTTGGGGAACTTGGGGGACTGATGGAGATGATAGCAG GTGCTGTAGGATAAGATTCACCACCATGTTATCCCCTGTCCTGTTTGGGGGACTCGTTGCCCTCATTG gcACCTCCAGGGGCTCTTATCCTTTTCGTCACTCAGCGAGCCCTTACCTGCATCCCTACCTGTACCGCGGCTGCTATGGCAACATCATGACCATGGAGACTCCTGGTACTGCCTGTGATATAACCAGGTTGATTAACTGCG GGGTTCGTGGTTCTGAAATGTTTGCTGAAATGGATTTGAGGGCGTTAAAGCCTTACCAGACTCTGATCAAAGAAGTTGGGCGGAGGCATTGCGTGGACCCTGCCCTCATTGCAGCCATCATCTCCAGAGAAAGCCACGGCGGAGCTGTCCTGCAGGACGGCTGGGACCACCGGGGACTGAAATTTGGCCTGATGCAG CttgataaaaaaatgtattacccTGTGGGCACCTGGGACAGCAAAGAGCACCTTCTGCAGGCTGTTGGGATTCTGACAGACAGAATTAAGGCAATCCAGAGGAAATTCCCCATGTGGAGTGTGGACCAACACCTCAAAG GTGGTATCTTGGCCTTTAAGTCAGGAATCGAAGCCATTGCTACCCCCATGGACATAGAGACTGACTTGGTCAATGATATTCTTGCCCGAGCTCAGTTCTATAGGAGACACGGCTTCTAG